The Pseudomonas iranensis genome includes a window with the following:
- the thiE gene encoding thiamine phosphate synthase, whose translation MKLRGLYAITDSQLLAGKFLSYVEAALEGGVTLLQYRDKSSDEARRLREAEALRNLCERYKTQLIINDDAELAARLNVGVHLGQTDGPLSPTRALLGSKAIIGSTCHGQIALAEQAAKEGASYVAFGRFFNSTTKPGAPSCSLDLLDEAKRTLHLPICAIGGITLDNAAPLVEHGVDLLAVIHGLFGAESSAEVTRRARAFNELLKI comes from the coding sequence ATGAAACTACGTGGCCTGTATGCCATTACCGACAGCCAGTTGCTGGCCGGCAAGTTTCTGTCTTACGTGGAGGCGGCGCTCGAGGGCGGCGTCACTCTGCTGCAATACCGCGACAAGAGCAGCGACGAGGCCCGCCGTCTGCGCGAGGCCGAGGCGTTGCGCAACCTGTGCGAGCGCTACAAGACGCAACTGATCATCAACGATGACGCCGAGCTGGCCGCACGCCTCAACGTCGGCGTGCACCTCGGGCAGACCGACGGCCCGCTATCGCCGACCCGCGCCCTGCTCGGTTCGAAAGCCATCATCGGTTCTACCTGCCATGGGCAAATCGCTCTGGCCGAACAAGCCGCCAAAGAAGGTGCGAGCTATGTCGCCTTCGGCCGCTTCTTCAATTCCACCACCAAACCCGGTGCGCCGAGTTGCAGCCTCGACTTGCTCGACGAAGCCAAACGCACACTGCACTTGCCGATCTGCGCGATCGGCGGGATCACCCTCGATAACGCCGCGCCACTGGTCGAGCACGGTGTCGATCTGCTCGCCGTGATCCACGGTTTGTTCGGCGCCGAGAGCAGCGCCGAAGTGACCCGCCGCGCCCGCGCCTTCAACGAACTTCTGAAAATCTGA
- the hemL gene encoding glutamate-1-semialdehyde 2,1-aminomutase, with translation MSRSETLFANAQKHIPGGVNSPVRAFKSVGGTPLFFKHAEGAYVTDEDDKRYVDYVGSWGPMILGHSHPDVLDAVRNQLQHGLSYGAPTSMETEMADLVCSLVPSMDMVRMVSSGTEATMSAIRLARGYTGRDSIIKFEGCYHGHSDSLLVKAGSGALTQGVPSSAGVPAAFAKHTLTLPFNDIDAVETMLAEVGEDVACIIVEPVAGNMNCVPPAPGFLEGLRSLCDKHGVVLIFDEVMTGFRVALGGAQAHYGVTPDLTTFGKIIGGGMPVGCFGGKREIMQRIAPLGPVYQAGTLSGNPLAMAAGLTTLRLISRPGFHAELTDYTARMLDGLQQRADAAGIPFVTTQAGGMFGLYFSGADDIVTFDDVMASDAAMFGRFFHLMLEGGVYLAPSAFEAGFTSIAHGEAELQLTLDAAERAFAALK, from the coding sequence ATGTCTCGTTCCGAAACCCTGTTTGCCAATGCTCAGAAACACATCCCCGGCGGCGTCAACTCGCCGGTGCGCGCGTTCAAGAGCGTCGGCGGCACCCCGCTGTTCTTCAAACACGCCGAAGGCGCTTACGTCACCGACGAAGATGACAAGCGTTATGTCGATTACGTGGGTTCGTGGGGGCCGATGATCCTTGGCCACAGCCATCCGGACGTGCTCGACGCGGTGCGCAATCAGCTGCAACACGGCCTGTCCTACGGTGCACCGACGTCGATGGAAACCGAGATGGCCGATCTGGTCTGCTCGCTGGTGCCGTCGATGGACATGGTGCGCATGGTCAGCTCCGGCACCGAAGCGACCATGAGCGCGATCCGTCTGGCCCGTGGTTACACCGGTCGCGACAGCATCATCAAATTCGAAGGCTGCTACCACGGCCACTCCGACAGCCTGCTGGTCAAGGCCGGTTCCGGCGCTCTGACCCAGGGCGTACCGAGCTCGGCCGGCGTGCCGGCAGCGTTCGCCAAACACACCCTGACCCTGCCGTTCAACGACATCGACGCGGTTGAAACGATGCTGGCTGAAGTGGGTGAGGACGTGGCGTGCATCATCGTCGAACCGGTCGCCGGCAACATGAACTGCGTGCCGCCAGCGCCGGGCTTCCTCGAAGGCCTGCGTTCATTGTGTGACAAGCACGGCGTGGTGCTGATTTTCGACGAAGTGATGACCGGTTTCCGCGTCGCCCTCGGCGGTGCCCAGGCGCACTATGGCGTGACGCCGGACCTGACCACGTTCGGCAAGATCATCGGCGGCGGTATGCCGGTGGGCTGCTTCGGTGGCAAACGCGAGATCATGCAGCGCATCGCCCCACTGGGCCCGGTGTATCAGGCCGGTACGTTGTCGGGTAATCCGCTGGCGATGGCTGCCGGCCTGACGACCCTGCGTCTGATCAGCCGCCCGGGCTTCCACGCCGAACTGACCGACTACACCGCGCGCATGCTCGACGGTCTGCAGCAGCGTGCCGATGCTGCGGGCATCCCGTTCGTGACCACTCAGGCCGGCGGCATGTTCGGTCTGTACTTCAGCGGCGCCGACGACATCGTCACCTTCGACGACGTGATGGCCAGCGACGCAGCAATGTTCGGTCGCTTCTTCCACCTGATGCTCGAAGGTGGCGTGTACCTGGCGCCGAGCGCTTTCGAAGCCGGTTTCACCTCGATCGCCCATGGCGAAGCCGAGTTGCAACTGACGCTGGACGCTGCCGAGCGCGCCTTCGCCGCATTGAAATAA
- a CDS encoding tetratricopeptide repeat protein — MNRTGRTLALGCLLLLQPLLAHAQAGGNSLLIPAMGRCTLNTQPQDVTQALAACQKAADEGDAQAQYELGEFYYDGKNAPRDLNQALSYFEKASLQGHAQAQFKLGSMFFHGEGVQANNIQAYIVLKMAAVNGAEEALDTADEVSEKMSREDLETATQVLGQIFRKYLMELQNADGRTPFSPLP, encoded by the coding sequence ATGAACCGCACCGGCCGCACCCTTGCATTGGGCTGCCTGTTGCTCCTTCAGCCCCTGCTCGCGCATGCACAAGCAGGCGGCAACTCGTTGTTGATCCCGGCGATGGGTCGTTGCACCCTCAATACTCAGCCGCAAGACGTCACGCAGGCACTGGCCGCCTGCCAGAAAGCGGCGGACGAAGGGGACGCGCAAGCGCAATACGAGTTGGGTGAGTTCTACTACGACGGCAAGAACGCGCCGCGCGACCTCAATCAAGCCCTGAGCTATTTCGAAAAGGCCTCATTGCAAGGCCACGCCCAGGCGCAATTCAAGCTCGGCAGCATGTTCTTCCACGGTGAAGGCGTGCAGGCCAACAATATCCAGGCCTACATCGTGCTGAAGATGGCAGCGGTCAACGGTGCCGAAGAGGCATTGGACACGGCTGACGAAGTCTCGGAAAAGATGTCCCGCGAAGATCTCGAAACCGCTACTCAGGTGCTCGGGCAGATTTTCCGCAAGTACCTGATGGAACTGCAGAACGCCGACGGGCGCACGCCATTCTCCCCACTGCCCTAA
- a CDS encoding DUF1820 family protein, giving the protein MTKREAPIYKVIFLNQGQVFEMYAKQIYQSDLWGFLEVEEFVFGERTQMVVDPSEEKLKAQFEGVVRSFVPMHSIVRIDEVERLGTPKISEARGAVGNVMPFPMPMPEK; this is encoded by the coding sequence ATGACCAAACGCGAAGCTCCAATCTACAAGGTGATTTTCCTCAACCAGGGCCAGGTGTTCGAAATGTACGCCAAGCAGATCTATCAAAGTGATCTGTGGGGTTTCCTGGAAGTTGAAGAATTCGTCTTTGGCGAGCGCACGCAAATGGTCGTCGATCCGAGCGAAGAAAAGCTCAAGGCGCAATTCGAAGGCGTGGTGCGCAGTTTTGTGCCGATGCATTCGATCGTGCGCATCGACGAAGTGGAACGTCTGGGCACGCCGAAAATCAGCGAGGCCCGGGGCGCGGTCGGCAATGTCATGCCGTTTCCGATGCCGATGCCTGAAAAGTAA
- the miaB gene encoding tRNA (N6-isopentenyl adenosine(37)-C2)-methylthiotransferase MiaB — MAKKLYIETHGCQMNEYDSSRMVDLLGEHQALEVTARAEDADVILLNTCSIRERAQDRVYSQLGRWRELKLANPDMVIAVGGCVASQEGAAIRDRAPYVDVVFGPQTLHRLPEMIDAARSSKLPQVDVSFPEIEKFDHLPEPRIDGPSAYVSVMEGCSKYCTFCVVPYTRGEEVSRPFDDVIAEIIHLAEHGVREVTLLGQNVNGYRGQTHDGRLADLAELIRVVAAVDGIDRIRYTTSHPLEFSDSLIQAHAEVPELVKHLHLPVQSGSDRILAAMKRNHTALEYKSKLRKLRAAVPGICISSDFIVGFPGETEKDFEQTMKLIADVGFDFSYSFVYSQRPGTPAADLADDTPEELKKERLNALQHRLNQQGFEISRQMVGSIQRILVTDYSKKDPGELQGRTENNRIVNFRCDNPTLIGQFADVHIDAAQPHSLRGSLIQ; from the coding sequence ATGGCCAAGAAGCTTTACATCGAAACCCACGGTTGCCAGATGAACGAGTACGACAGCTCGCGCATGGTCGATCTGCTGGGCGAACATCAGGCCCTGGAAGTCACCGCTCGCGCGGAAGACGCCGACGTGATTCTGCTCAACACCTGCTCGATCCGCGAGCGCGCGCAAGACCGCGTGTATTCGCAGCTCGGCCGCTGGCGCGAACTGAAGCTGGCCAATCCGGACATGGTCATCGCCGTCGGCGGTTGCGTGGCCAGTCAGGAAGGCGCAGCGATCCGTGATCGCGCCCCGTACGTCGACGTGGTATTCGGCCCGCAGACCCTGCACCGTCTGCCGGAAATGATCGACGCCGCGCGCAGCAGCAAGCTGCCGCAAGTCGACGTCTCCTTCCCGGAAATCGAAAAATTCGACCACCTGCCGGAGCCGCGTATCGACGGCCCGAGCGCTTATGTGTCAGTGATGGAAGGTTGCAGCAAGTACTGCACGTTCTGCGTGGTGCCGTACACCCGTGGCGAAGAAGTCAGCCGGCCGTTCGACGACGTGATCGCGGAAATCATTCACCTGGCCGAACACGGCGTGCGTGAAGTGACCTTGCTCGGGCAGAACGTCAACGGCTATCGCGGCCAGACCCATGACGGTCGTCTGGCCGATCTGGCCGAGCTGATTCGCGTGGTCGCCGCTGTCGATGGCATCGACCGCATCCGCTACACCACCTCGCACCCGCTGGAGTTTTCCGACAGCCTGATCCAGGCCCACGCCGAAGTGCCGGAACTGGTCAAGCACCTGCACTTGCCGGTGCAGTCGGGCTCGGACCGGATTCTCGCGGCGATGAAGCGTAACCACACGGCGCTGGAGTACAAATCCAAGCTGCGCAAATTGCGCGCTGCGGTGCCAGGAATCTGCATCAGTTCGGACTTCATCGTCGGCTTCCCCGGCGAGACCGAGAAAGACTTCGAGCAGACCATGAAGCTGATTGCCGATGTCGGCTTCGATTTCTCCTATTCGTTCGTTTACAGCCAGCGCCCGGGCACGCCCGCCGCCGATCTGGCCGACGACACCCCGGAAGAATTGAAGAAAGAACGTCTGAACGCGCTGCAACATCGTTTGAATCAGCAGGGCTTCGAAATCAGCCGACAAATGGTCGGCTCGATCCAGCGCATTCTGGTCACTGATTATTCGAAGAAAGACCCGGGCGAACTCCAGGGCCGTACCGAGAATAACCGTATCGTCAACTTCCGCTGCGACAATCCCACCCTGATCGGCCAGTTCGCCGACGTGCACATCGACGCCGCACAACCGCACTCGCTGCGTGGTTCTTTAATTCAATAA
- a CDS encoding PhoH family protein, with product MNAPIEPHRFLLEPFEARRFANLCGQFDEHLRLIEQRLAIEIRNRGNQFELIGDPKLTTSAENLLRRLYRETKGTELSPDLVHLFIQESADIDNPAPAEATVALRTKKGMIRPRGLNQQRYVKEILGNDINFGIGPAGTGKTYLAVACAVDALEREQIRRILLVRPAVEAGEKLGFLPGDLSQKIDPYLRPLYDALYEMLGFEYVAKLIEKQVIEVAPLAYMRGRTLNNSFIILDESQNTTVEQMKMFLTRIGFGSTAVITGDITQVDLPRGTKSGLHHVIEVLKDVPGISFTHFQPKDVVRHPLVQRIVEAYERFETRAEAAKEASRDA from the coding sequence TTGAACGCACCCATCGAACCACATCGTTTTCTCCTCGAGCCTTTTGAGGCTCGCCGCTTCGCCAATCTGTGCGGGCAATTCGACGAGCATTTGCGCTTGATCGAACAGCGCCTGGCCATCGAGATCCGCAACCGCGGAAACCAGTTCGAGCTGATTGGCGATCCAAAACTCACCACGTCCGCGGAAAACCTGCTGCGCCGCCTGTACCGGGAAACCAAGGGTACCGAGCTGTCGCCAGACCTGGTGCACCTGTTCATTCAGGAATCAGCAGATATCGACAACCCGGCCCCTGCCGAAGCGACCGTCGCCCTGCGCACCAAGAAAGGCATGATTCGCCCGCGCGGCTTGAATCAGCAGCGCTACGTGAAGGAAATCCTCGGTAACGACATCAACTTCGGCATCGGCCCGGCCGGTACCGGCAAGACCTATCTGGCCGTGGCCTGCGCGGTGGATGCGCTGGAGCGCGAGCAGATCCGCCGCATCCTGCTGGTGCGTCCGGCAGTCGAAGCGGGAGAAAAGCTCGGTTTCCTGCCCGGCGACCTGTCGCAGAAGATCGACCCGTACCTGCGCCCGCTCTACGACGCGCTGTACGAAATGCTCGGTTTCGAATACGTCGCCAAGCTGATCGAGAAACAGGTGATCGAAGTCGCGCCGCTGGCCTACATGCGCGGTCGTACGCTGAACAACAGCTTCATCATTCTCGACGAAAGCCAGAACACCACGGTCGAGCAGATGAAGATGTTCCTCACCCGCATCGGCTTCGGCTCCACCGCCGTGATCACCGGCGACATCACCCAGGTCGACCTGCCGCGCGGCACCAAGTCCGGCTTGCACCATGTGATCGAAGTGCTCAAAGACGTGCCGGGCATCAGCTTCACCCATTTCCAGCCCAAAGACGTCGTGCGCCACCCGTTGGTGCAGCGGATTGTCGAGGCCTACGAGCGCTTCGAGACCCGTGCCGAAGCTGCGAAGGAAGCCTCGCGCGATGCTTGA
- the ybeY gene encoding rRNA maturation RNase YbeY, whose translation MLELDLQIATEASAPSEAEFRQWCELALRQRSADSEMTMRLVDEEEGRELNRTWRHKDYATNVLSFPAEVPDEFLDIPLLGDLVICVAVVEREAAEQGKELKAHWAHLVIHGCLHLLGYDHIDDDEAEEMEALERELLAELGYPDPYADDETEHSPIVTTKDSE comes from the coding sequence ATGCTTGAGCTGGATCTGCAAATCGCCACCGAGGCCAGCGCGCCGAGTGAAGCCGAGTTCCGCCAGTGGTGCGAACTGGCCCTGCGCCAGCGCAGCGCTGATTCGGAAATGACCATGCGTCTGGTCGACGAGGAAGAAGGCCGCGAGCTCAATCGCACCTGGCGCCACAAGGACTACGCGACCAATGTGTTGTCGTTCCCGGCGGAAGTGCCTGACGAGTTTCTCGATATCCCGCTGCTCGGCGATCTGGTGATCTGCGTGGCCGTGGTCGAACGCGAAGCCGCCGAGCAGGGCAAGGAACTAAAGGCCCACTGGGCACATCTGGTCATTCACGGCTGCTTGCATCTGCTCGGTTACGACCATATAGATGACGACGAAGCCGAAGAAATGGAAGCACTGGAACGCGAGTTGCTTGCTGAACTGGGCTATCCCGATCCGTACGCGGACGACGAAACCGAACACTCCCCCATCGTTACAACAAAGGATTCAGAGTAA
- a CDS encoding HlyC/CorC family transporter produces MSEDRSSNGQKSWLGKLTQAFAHEPKNRQELLELLRDAHQNKLLDSEALAIVEGAIQVADLQVRDIMVPRSQMISIKATQTPREFLPAVVDSAHSRYPVIGESHDDVMGVLLAKDLLPLILKENGDSFNIKDLLRPATFVPESKRLNVLLREFRANHNHMAIVIDEYGGVAGLVTIEDVLEQIVGDIEDEHDVEEDSYIKPLPSGDFLIKALTPIENFNEFFDSEFSDDEFDTVGGLVMSAFGHLPKRNEITEIGAYRFRILNADSRRIHLLRLTPIAR; encoded by the coding sequence ATGAGCGAAGATCGATCGAGCAACGGGCAGAAGTCATGGCTGGGTAAACTGACCCAGGCTTTTGCCCACGAGCCGAAGAACCGTCAGGAGCTCCTCGAGCTGCTGCGTGATGCACATCAGAACAAACTGCTGGACAGCGAAGCGCTGGCCATCGTCGAAGGCGCCATCCAGGTGGCTGACCTGCAAGTGCGCGACATCATGGTGCCGCGCTCGCAGATGATCAGCATCAAGGCGACCCAGACACCCCGTGAATTCCTCCCTGCCGTGGTCGACTCGGCCCACTCGCGCTACCCGGTCATCGGCGAAAGCCATGACGACGTGATGGGCGTGCTGCTGGCCAAGGACCTGCTGCCGCTGATCCTCAAGGAGAACGGTGACAGCTTCAACATCAAGGACCTGCTGCGCCCGGCCACCTTCGTGCCGGAGTCCAAGCGCCTGAACGTGCTGCTGCGTGAATTCCGCGCCAACCACAACCACATGGCCATCGTCATCGACGAATACGGCGGCGTGGCCGGTCTGGTGACCATCGAAGACGTGCTCGAGCAGATCGTCGGCGACATCGAGGACGAGCACGACGTCGAAGAAGACAGCTACATCAAGCCGCTGCCCAGCGGTGATTTCCTGATCAAGGCGCTGACGCCGATCGAGAACTTCAACGAGTTCTTCGACAGTGAATTCTCCGACGACGAGTTCGACACCGTCGGCGGTCTGGTGATGAGCGCGTTCGGCCATTTGCCAAAACGCAACGAAATCACTGAAATCGGCGCCTATCGTTTCCGCATCCTGAACGCCGACAGCCGCCGGATTCACTTGCTGCGACTGACGCCTATCGCTCGTTAA
- the lnt gene encoding apolipoprotein N-acyltransferase gives MRWTTRPGWPGNLLAVAAGAITTFALAPFDIWPLALLAVGLFYAGLRELSPRQALGRGWCFGFGLFGAGTSWIYYSIHHFGGASVLLAGFLMLLFTAAIAWFFALPAWLWARWLRRNEAPLADALAFAALWVGQEAFRGWFLTGFPWLYSGYSQLDGPLAGLAPVGGMWLVSFVLALTAALIYNAPRLLHARRKVFIAAGLILLAGPWVAGIALKGHAWTSPSGAPLTVAAIQGNVAQSMKWDPAELNAQLALYRDLSFRSKPVDLLIWPETAVPVLKESAEGYLTMMGNFAAERKSALITGVPIRQTVHHERRFFNGITVVGEGDGTYLKQKLVPFGEYVPLQDVLRGLIAFFDLPMSDFARGPSDQALLQAKGYQIAPFICYEVVYPEFAAGLSARSDLLLTISNDTWFGTSIGPLQHLQMAQMRALEAGRWMIRATNNGVTGLINPFGQITEQIPQFEQGVLYGEVVPMHDLTPYLQWRSWPLIVLCLLLFGWALMASRMSKTL, from the coding sequence ATGCGCTGGACAACCCGCCCCGGCTGGCCCGGTAACCTGCTGGCCGTGGCGGCCGGTGCAATCACCACATTCGCTCTCGCACCGTTCGACATCTGGCCGCTGGCATTGCTGGCGGTTGGTCTGTTCTATGCCGGTTTGCGTGAGCTGAGCCCGCGTCAGGCGCTCGGCCGTGGCTGGTGCTTCGGCTTCGGTCTGTTCGGTGCCGGCACCAGTTGGATCTATTACAGCATTCATCATTTCGGTGGCGCTTCGGTGTTGCTCGCCGGGTTCCTGATGCTGCTGTTCACGGCGGCGATTGCCTGGTTCTTCGCCCTGCCCGCCTGGTTGTGGGCGCGCTGGTTGCGGCGTAACGAAGCACCGCTGGCGGATGCCTTGGCGTTTGCGGCGTTGTGGGTCGGCCAGGAAGCCTTTCGCGGCTGGTTCCTCACCGGTTTCCCATGGCTTTATTCCGGTTACAGCCAGCTCGACGGCCCGCTGGCCGGGCTCGCGCCGGTGGGCGGGATGTGGCTGGTCTCGTTTGTTCTGGCACTGACCGCAGCGCTGATCTACAACGCGCCGCGCTTGTTGCACGCTCGTCGCAAGGTTTTCATTGCGGCCGGTCTGATACTTCTGGCGGGGCCTTGGGTGGCGGGTATCGCGCTCAAGGGCCACGCGTGGACCAGCCCGTCCGGCGCACCGCTGACCGTGGCCGCAATTCAGGGCAACGTCGCGCAGAGCATGAAATGGGACCCGGCCGAGCTCAACGCGCAACTGGCGCTGTACCGTGATCTGAGCTTCCGCTCCAAACCGGTCGATCTGCTGATCTGGCCGGAGACCGCCGTGCCGGTGTTGAAGGAGTCCGCCGAGGGCTACCTGACGATGATGGGCAACTTCGCCGCCGAGCGTAAATCAGCGCTGATCACCGGTGTGCCGATCCGCCAGACCGTGCATCACGAACGGCGCTTCTTCAACGGCATCACCGTCGTCGGCGAAGGCGACGGCACTTACCTGAAGCAGAAACTGGTGCCGTTCGGCGAATACGTGCCGTTGCAGGATGTGTTGCGCGGTTTGATCGCGTTCTTCGACCTGCCGATGTCGGACTTCGCGCGCGGCCCGTCGGATCAAGCGCTCTTGCAAGCCAAGGGTTACCAGATCGCACCGTTTATCTGCTACGAAGTGGTCTATCCGGAATTCGCCGCCGGCCTGTCGGCACGCAGTGATCTGCTGCTGACGATCAGCAACGACACCTGGTTCGGCACGTCCATCGGGCCGCTGCAGCATTTACAGATGGCGCAGATGCGCGCGCTGGAGGCCGGACGCTGGATGATCCGCGCCACCAACAACGGCGTCACCGGCCTGATCAACCCGTTCGGGCAGATCACCGAACAGATTCCGCAGTTCGAACAAGGTGTGCTGTACGGCGAAGTGGTACCGATGCACGATCTGACGCCGTACTTGCAATGGCGCTCGTGGCCGTTGATCGTGTTGTGCCTGCTGCTGTTTGGCTGGGCGCTGATGGCCAGCCGCATGTCGAAGACCCTCTGA
- a CDS encoding YdcF family protein: MPFRYFIKQLLLPPGILLLLLLAAWWLRRSRPRLAGVCFALGFGGLWLMSLPVVVQWSAKALEREPPLARQEWATLAQRADAIVVLGSGRERGDLAWGEDQPTGVGLERQRYAARLAKASGLPILTSGGLHYGTPPTEAKLMADSLRDDFDVTVRWQEGESRTTWENAKMTADILLPQGIKRVVVVTQAWHMPRAVWSFEQAGFEVVPAPVGFLGTDNARPFGGWLPEFKSIWQSGQLLNEAVGQVGYSLFYR; encoded by the coding sequence ATGCCCTTTCGCTATTTCATCAAACAACTTTTACTGCCGCCCGGCATTCTTTTGCTGCTGTTGCTGGCCGCCTGGTGGCTGCGCCGCTCGCGGCCGCGTCTGGCGGGCGTGTGTTTTGCCCTCGGCTTTGGCGGCCTGTGGCTGATGAGCCTGCCGGTGGTAGTGCAGTGGAGCGCCAAGGCGCTGGAACGAGAGCCGCCGCTGGCGCGGCAGGAATGGGCAACGCTGGCGCAACGCGCCGATGCGATTGTGGTGCTGGGCTCGGGGCGTGAGCGCGGTGATCTGGCCTGGGGCGAAGACCAGCCGACCGGCGTCGGCCTTGAGCGTCAGCGTTACGCCGCACGCCTGGCCAAGGCCTCGGGCCTGCCGATTCTGACCAGCGGCGGCCTGCACTACGGCACGCCGCCTACCGAAGCGAAATTGATGGCAGATTCGTTGCGTGATGATTTCGACGTAACGGTGCGCTGGCAGGAAGGCGAGAGCCGCACCACATGGGAGAACGCGAAGATGACGGCAGATATCCTCTTGCCGCAAGGGATCAAGCGGGTCGTCGTGGTGACGCAGGCGTGGCACATGCCGCGTGCAGTGTGGAGCTTTGAGCAGGCCGGATTCGAAGTGGTGCCGGCACCGGTGGGTTTCCTCGGTACCGATAACGCCCGGCCATTTGGCGGCTGGCTGCCGGAATTCAAGTCGATCTGGCAGAGCGGGCAATTGCTCAATGAAGCGGTGGGGCAGGTGGGGTATTCGTTGTTTTACCGCTGA